The genomic region CCCCACGGTCGCGAAGACTGCCGAGCGCCAATTCTCCGACAACGACGGGGTGACAGAGTAGCAGGTCGTCCGCGATAACTTTGCGCAACTCCACGTCACCATGGCGGAAATGATCAATCCAGATCGAGGTGTCTACCAATATCACTTCGCCGCTTCGCTCCGGCGGCGAGGGGCTGCCTCTGCATCTGGCATGGTACCCCCGAGAGCAGCGAGACGCTTTCCGGATTCGACCCGCACAAGTGTCTCCAAGGCCTGGCGGACAAGTGCGGCTGTTTCCTTTGTTCCAGTCAGGGACCTCGCCTGTTCCATGAGGTTATCATCGAGATTGATAGTGGATCGCATGCTCTGACTCCTATCTTCGAACCGGATAATTAGCACCATTTGGTGCTAAAATCCATGCCTCACTAGCGCGATAATCCAGGGCCTTAAATCCGGATCCCTTCAAGCGCGAGCCATCTCGATGCGAGCCGCATTAGTCCGTTACTTGATTTCGAAGTTTCCCATTTTCAAGCAACAATTTGACAGTTTGCGCTGCGTTGTGTCGCATCTCGATGGCGGCATGGTCTGAATAGAAAGCCTTGTGCGGCGTTATCACCAAGCGTCCCGCGAGCCAGTCTTCACGGTTGCGCCACGCCGACAGCAGCGGATGGTCGCGAGGCGGTTCCTGCACCAGCGTGTCGATCGCTGCCGCTCTTAGGCGGCCGCTTTTGAGCGACGCTTCAAGCGCGTCGAAGTCATCAAGCAGTTCGCCCCGGGCCGTATTGACCAGAATTGCCCCCGGCTTGAGCCAGGCAAGCCCGTCGGCATCTAGCATGCCGCGCGTCTCTGTTGTCGTGGGACAATGGAGCGTAACGATATCGGATTGCGCCAGCAGATCATCCAGTCTTTGGGCGCGCTGGTACCCGACCGCCTTCTCATGACCGGGCGCCTGGCCGGGATCGTAGCCAAGGACCCGAAAGCCAAATGGCTTCAGTCGATTGACGACCGCGGTGCCTATTCGCCCTACCCCTACGACACCCACGGTGGCCTCATTCGAGCGCGAAAGAGGTGTCAGGCTGTGGATCTGCCATCCGGACGTATAGCCGCGAGCGCGGGCATCATGCTCCCATAGCCGCCTGTGCAGGGACATGATCATGGCGATCGCATGGTCAGCGACTTCCTCGGTGCCATAGTCGGGATTGTTCGCAAAGGGGATGCCGGCACTGTCGAGAGCCGCAAGATCGATCTTTTCATAACCGACGCCGTAGCGCACGACGCCTCTGCAGCGCGCCAGATGGGCAATACTTCTGGCACCCAATCGCGCGCCCCAGACCATCAGAGCGTCGAGCCGGGCCAGACGGTTCGGATCGAAAAGCATCTCGTCGGTGGTGCCGAAGAAATCGATTTCGACATCGCTTCCGAGAACCTCCGCCTCAAGATCGGGCGTGCCGATCATGTGGTCAGTAATTCCGACTACATATTTCTTCAGCTGTCCCATTGTTTCAACCGAATACGGTGGCGACGTCCACCGAACCCGGCAGTGCTCCATCGCGAGCAAGCTTCGCCACCGCCTGCTGAAAGGCGGCGTTGATCGGTGCGGCTACGCCGTGAAGGCGCCCGAGGCGCACGATCTCACCGTTCAGATAATCGACTTCGCTCGATGTGCCGCGCACGAAGCTTTGCCACGTCGATTGCTGGCCGCGCTCGATGCCGCTGCCTTGCGCGACCCGCCAGCCGGATATATCGACAACGCGTTCCGAAGATGCAGCGGGGTCGTATCCCGCGGCCTCCAACACGGTGCGTGCTTCACTTGCGAGATCGGTAGCGGCTCTGGCGCGGGCCTCCGGTGCTCCGGCGAAAAGCTCGACGGCGTTGGTGACATTGTGTTCCAGCTTCGCGGCCTTCCAGCGCCGGATGTCGGCCCGGGCCTCTGCCAGATATCCCGCCTTCGTCAGATCAGAGGTGATGGCCGATGCTGTGTCATCGAGGCCATGCGGATAGCGTCCAAGGGTCACCACGCCGATATTGGGCTCGCCGGCAACGACAACCTCGCCGGTAACGGTATAGCGTGCGGGAATGAGAATGCTCGCCGCATAGACATGGCTGAAGCGTCGAAACGCGATGTCCTCGGCGGCCAATCCATTCTGGAATGTTGCCAGGGGCAGTTCCGATGCAAGCCCGCCTCCCTCTACATCGCGCCACGCCCAGAAATTGGTTGCAGCCTCGACATCCTGCGCCTTCACCGTCAGGAGAAGGATATCGTCCGGTGAGAGGTCGGGCGGCGTTGCGGTATCGACCGCGTTAAGCCGGACAATTCCCGTTTCCCTGGGCCTGCGATAGGACAGGCCATGAAGCGCGATATGCGATATCTGCGCCCCGCGTCCCACCAGGACATAAGGAATGTCGTTGATCTCGAACTGGGCGGCGAGACTTGCGCCAACCGCGCCAGCGCCGACGATGATGTAGCGTTTCATTGTGCGTCTGCTTCAGGCTGTCTTGAGGACGGGGATGTCCGTGGAATATTGCGATACGGCGGCCTGGCCCTGTCTCCATCGATCAAAAGCTGCGCGCCCGAGGATGGACATGCATGTATCTTCCTGCGGAGCGTGGACGAGAACTGCCTGGATGTCGCGAAAATGCCTCTCAAGCCCCAGATCGCCACCGAGACCCGGATTACCAAGGCTTCGCACCGCGAGCTGGACCGCATCGCGCAGCTGCCGACCGGCTATGATCCGGGCGCGGATCAGCCGTTCCGGGTCGCCCTGGCCGCTTTCGAGCGAGTCGGAGATGATATGGCGGGCACCGGAAACGAGCAGGTCGATTTCTCCTGAGAGGTTGACGAACCGCTCCGTGCGAGCAATGTGATGGCCGAGATTGGTCGGTACGCGCTCGTGGGCATAGCGGATGAACTCGGCCTGGGCCGCTTCGGCAACGCCCAGATAGATCGCGGTCAGTGCCAGCGTCATGGCCGCGTGGGCCCGATTGTCCTGCTGGGCCACGGAAGGATCGACGAGGTCCAGCACGTTTTCCGCCGGGATTTCCACGTCATGGTATTTGACGTCGTGAGAGCCTGAGGCGCGCATGCCCAGGCTGTTCCAGTTCTCGATCACCTCGATGCCGGGCAGTCCGTTTGGCACGATGAAGGTTCCAACGCGTGTCGTCGTTTCGTCGGTGTGCGCCCAAACCAGGAAGTGTGTAAGCCCATGGGCACCGGTAACGAAACGCTTGTGGCCGTTGATCGCCCAGCCATTCCGGGTTCGGCGGGCGAGGGTCGCCGGCAGGCCGCCGCGCGCGGGCGAGCCCAGTTCCGGCTCGACGCGGGCGGCGTTCAGCAGCAGCGGGCGGTCCTTTGCCTCTTCCAGCAGGCGCTTGTAGAGATCTTCTGGCCAATTGTTTCTGGTGGCCTGGCCAAGATGGTTGAAGATGGTCATGGCGGTGATCAGCGCCACGGACGGATCGCCGCGCCCGAGCGCTGCCAGAATCTGGGCAGCATCGTAAAGGCTGCCGCCCCTGCCGCCAAAGCGGGTGCCGACGGTGGTTTCCAGAAGGCCGCTTTCATGAACGGCGCGAATGCCTGCCCAAGGAAACGAGCCGCTGCGATCAGCATCGGGAGCGGCTTCTGCAACAATCCGAACCGTTGCGTCGAGACTGCTTGTATCATGGGGCATGGGCCGGGGCCTTCTGACTGTGGGATAAGCGCGGCCTTCTCTGCCGCGAGACAGATTGCGCCGATCGCTCGGCGCAAAAGCTTGGTATGCGAAACGTCTGTGCGCGCCTGACGAAGAATTCAGGCGGCCGCCTTCTTCTTCGAGTCTTCCCGATCACGAATGCCTTCGCGCACCAGTGGCAGGATGTAGCGGCCATAATCGACGGCATCGTTGTAGTTGTCATAGCCGCGGATCGAGATCAGGTCGGCGCCAAGATCGATGTAATCGAGAATGGAATCGGCGATGGTCTGCGGCGATCCGACGAGCGCGGTGGTGGCCCCGCTTGCATTGGTGGCGGTCACCGTCGGATACCAAAGGGCGCGATCTTGGACATTGCCACGGGATGCAATGTCCAACAGCCGCTGCGAGCCGACATTGGCGGGGCGCGGAGCCGAAAGTGGAGAGCGGCTGAGACCCTTCTCGCGGTTCTCGTTAAGCCGATCAAGGACCTTGTGTGCTTTCACCCAGGCGAGTTCATCGGTCTCGGCCACGATCGGTCGGAAGGTGACCCAGATGCGCGGACGATCGACCCGGCCCGCTTTTGCGGCTTCGGCATAGATCCGATCGATCTGCTGCTTGGTTTCGGCCAGCGGCTCGCCCCAGAGGCCAAAGATATCGGCCAGCGAACCACCGATCCGGTAGGCGGCATCGGAGGAACCGCCGAGCGAGATGGGAATGAGGCCGTTCGTCGGGCGCACGGCACTGCGGAACTGTTTAAACTGGTAGTATTTGCCATCGAAGTCGAAAGGCTCGGTCGATGTCCAGACCAGTCGCAGGATGCGGATATATTCTTCCTGCCGCTCGTAACGCTCTTCCTTGTTGAGAAAATCGCCTTCGCGCGCCTGCTCGTCATCATTACCGCCGGCAATGAAGTGGACGACCACGCGCCCGCCGCTCAGCTGATCGAGCGTCGCGAGCGATTTCGCCGCAACTGTCGGATAGACGGTGTTGGGCCGCAGGGCGACGATGATCTTGATATTCTTCGTATGGGCGAGGATGGTCGCGCCAATGGTGAAGGGATCGAAAGATGACGATGAGTAGGGGATCAGGGTATAGTTGAAGCCGTAATCGTCGAGGGAGCGGGCATAGCGCTCGAGGAAGAGCGGATCCACCGGTGCATCGGGAATGGGATTGAGATCGTTGGATTCGTTTGGAAACGTGACGCTGATGAATTCTGCGGCCATGTGAGCCTGTCTCCCTGAGGATTATCGGTAGGTGGAAAGTAGAACCTGCCAAGCTGGGGAGGAAGACAGGTCATTCTTATTCCATAGAAACTGTAAAAAATATTCGCGCTAGGACACCGGTATGGAGTTGATCGGCATTCCAACGCTGCGTCGGGTCAGGCTTTGGGATCAGAAGCTGGGAGACCAGCCGAGGCTTGGAGCCACAGTGTCCGTGAAGTCGGCGAGCAACCGGATATTCTCTTGCAGGCCAAATGCCGGCGGCAGAAAAAGAATGACTTCATCGGCGGCGCTGAGGCCGGGATCGTTGTAGATCGCTTCGAGAACCTGGTTGGGGCCGCCGTGGAATACGGGGGAAATCTGTGTCCCAGGCGGCTGGTTGACGCGCTCGGTGGGCTGAAGTGCACCCTTGGGACGGGAGGCGGCAATGCCAAGCGTGCGCCGCTCCAGGTCGTAGGCGGCATATTTCTCCCGTAAGTCCGCGGTATTGCCGACGAGGATGGATGCGGCCACGATCACCGGTGGCGGCTCCGTTCCCCATATCTTGCGCCAGTGGGTGCGGTGAGCCGTGATGCTGCGCGCCTGATATTCGCTGAAGGTTTCGCCCTCCTCGTGGTCGTGGAGGACGGTGCCTGAGATCAGCCCGATACCGATTTCCGCAGCTTGCACTGCGGATGAAAAACTGCCCGAGCCCTGCCTGATGCGCGAACGCAGCGTCGCGCTGTGGGGCGTGACGCGCAGTTCGGCGCCTTCCGGCGCACCAAGGCCCGGCTCGGTAACGGTGTGCAGGATCTCGCCCGAAAGTGCGGCGAGAAAACGGGACTGGCGGCGCTTTGCCTCGGTGCGGGCGTCGGTATCGACCGTGCCGAATACGGCATCGAACGCGGCGTTCGCACCCGTCGAGATGGCAAGCTCTAGACGGCCATCGATCAGCAGATCGGTCGTGGCCGCTGCCTCTGCAAGCAGGATCGGATCCTGGTAGCGCATGGGGATGACGGCCGAGCCAAGCGTGATATGGGATGTGTGCTGGCCGGTCGCGGCAAAAAACGGCAGCGGCGAGGAGAGATAGTGGTCGAAGTGCCTTTGGTAGGCCCAGCCGGACTGCAGGCCCAGTCGCTCGGCTGCCTTGAAGAGCTCGATCCCGTCGCGCAGTCCCTGTGCCGGGCCGGCGTTGTCGTTGAAAGACACCCTTGTGTTGAAGCCAAGCCGCTTCTTCGCCCGGAATGATGCTGGCAGAGTGCTGGAGGGCACGGTGATGTTCATGCGATATTTTCCTTTTGGAAGGCCCGTCGCGGTTCCAGATGCGGCACCGGCACGATATTCGCAGCGCCCGACGGGATCGCTTCCAGCAGAGACACAGTGTAGGGCTGCTGGGGATTGTCGAAGATGTCGGCGACAGTCCCGTGTTCGACGATCCGCCCGCGCTGCATGACCGAGACGGTGTGCGCGAGTTGGCGCACGAGGGCCAGGTCATGCGACACGAAGACATAGGTCAGGCCCAGCTTGGCCTGCAGCGAGAGCAGCACCTCGACGATACCGGCCTGGACGCTGACGTCGAGTGCAGAGGTAGGCTCGTCAAGCACGATGACGTCCGGCTTCAGAACGAGCGCGCGGGCAATCGCCACACGTTGGCGTTGGCCACCTGAGAGCACACCTGGCTTGCGGGAAAGAAAGTCTTCGGCCAGCCCGACATCTTTCAGCGCTGCACGAACCCTGTCGCCCTGCTCCTTGCGTGTTCCAATCTTGAACCGGTCGAGCGGCTCACGAACCAGCTCCTCGACTTTCCAGGACGGGTCGAGCGACGTGAAGGGGTTCTGGTAGACGATCTGCAGATGGCGCCAAACAGAGCGCAGCGAAGCCTGAGTACGCCCCGTGAGTTCCTCGCCGGCCACTGAAATCTGACCGGTATCGGGCTGCTCCAGCCCCAGCAGCAGCCTGATCGTCGTTGTCTTGCCCGAGCCGGACTCGCCGACCAGCGCATGCGTGGTGCCGGCCGGAACGCTGAAGGAAACGTTATCGACAGCTGTCACCACCTTGTTACCGACGGTGAAATTCTTCGTGACGGCGCTGACCTCGATCTTTGGCGAGTTGGCGCCGGCAGCCTTGAGCAGCCGGAAACCGGGGTCGCGCAGTGCGGCATACCGGTTTGGATTGAGGACAGGCACATCCGCGTGCAGTTTCTTCGTGTAAGCCGATGTCGGCGAGGAGAAGACGGCGGCGGTGCTGCCGGCCTCCTGCACGACGCCGTCCTTCAGCACCACCAGAGCATCGGTTCGCTCCGCGGCAATCGCCAGGTCGTGGGTGATCAGCAGCAGGCTCATGTCCAACTCGCGCTGCAGCCGTGAAAGCAGATCGAGGATCTTTTTCTGGATGGTGACATCAAGCGCGGATGTCGGCTCGTCGGCGATCAGCAGTGTTGGGCGAGGCAGAACGGCCAGGCCTATCAGCACGCGCTGCAGCATGCCGCCGGACAGCTGATGCGGGTAGGAGTGAAAAACACGCTGTGGATTGTCGAGCCCGACCTGCGCAAAGGTATCGAGGACCAGAGCCTTGCGGATGGCCTTGTCAGGCTCATCGAG from Rhizobium rhododendri harbors:
- a CDS encoding type II toxin-antitoxin system VapB family antitoxin, with product MRSTINLDDNLMEQARSLTGTKETAALVRQALETLVRVESGKRLAALGGTMPDAEAAPRRRSEAAK
- a CDS encoding LLM class flavin-dependent oxidoreductase is translated as MAAEFISVTFPNESNDLNPIPDAPVDPLFLERYARSLDDYGFNYTLIPYSSSSFDPFTIGATILAHTKNIKIIVALRPNTVYPTVAAKSLATLDQLSGGRVVVHFIAGGNDDEQAREGDFLNKEERYERQEEYIRILRLVWTSTEPFDFDGKYYQFKQFRSAVRPTNGLIPISLGGSSDAAYRIGGSLADIFGLWGEPLAETKQQIDRIYAEAAKAGRVDRPRIWVTFRPIVAETDELAWVKAHKVLDRLNENREKGLSRSPLSAPRPANVGSQRLLDIASRGNVQDRALWYPTVTATNASGATTALVGSPQTIADSILDYIDLGADLISIRGYDNYNDAVDYGRYILPLVREGIRDREDSKKKAAA
- a CDS encoding ketopantoate reductase family protein, with amino-acid sequence MKRYIIVGAGAVGASLAAQFEINDIPYVLVGRGAQISHIALHGLSYRRPRETGIVRLNAVDTATPPDLSPDDILLLTVKAQDVEAATNFWAWRDVEGGGLASELPLATFQNGLAAEDIAFRRFSHVYAASILIPARYTVTGEVVVAGEPNIGVVTLGRYPHGLDDTASAITSDLTKAGYLAEARADIRRWKAAKLEHNVTNAVELFAGAPEARARAATDLASEARTVLEAAGYDPAASSERVVDISGWRVAQGSGIERGQQSTWQSFVRGTSSEVDYLNGEIVRLGRLHGVAAPINAAFQQAVAKLARDGALPGSVDVATVFG
- a CDS encoding dipeptide ABC transporter ATP-binding protein, with product MAPQDRLAAAYSRADASPLTLKRSTQLLQAVGLSVSYGQKEVVSSVGFELGRGKSLALIGESGSGKSTIARAVLRLLPHGGRASGRIVFEGQEILGLPERRFQPLRGRAIGFVPQDPGNSLNPVRTIGVQAMEAAALLDEPDKAIRKALVLDTFAQVGLDNPQRVFHSYPHQLSGGMLQRVLIGLAVLPRPTLLIADEPTSALDVTIQKKILDLLSRLQRELDMSLLLITHDLAIAAERTDALVVLKDGVVQEAGSTAAVFSSPTSAYTKKLHADVPVLNPNRYAALRDPGFRLLKAAGANSPKIEVSAVTKNFTVGNKVVTAVDNVSFSVPAGTTHALVGESGSGKTTTIRLLLGLEQPDTGQISVAGEELTGRTQASLRSVWRHLQIVYQNPFTSLDPSWKVEELVREPLDRFKIGTRKEQGDRVRAALKDVGLAEDFLSRKPGVLSGGQRQRVAIARALVLKPDVIVLDEPTSALDVSVQAGIVEVLLSLQAKLGLTYVFVSHDLALVRQLAHTVSVMQRGRIVEHGTVADIFDNPQQPYTVSLLEAIPSGAANIVPVPHLEPRRAFQKENIA
- a CDS encoding acyl-CoA dehydrogenase family protein, with the translated sequence MPHDTSSLDATVRIVAEAAPDADRSGSFPWAGIRAVHESGLLETTVGTRFGGRGGSLYDAAQILAALGRGDPSVALITAMTIFNHLGQATRNNWPEDLYKRLLEEAKDRPLLLNAARVEPELGSPARGGLPATLARRTRNGWAINGHKRFVTGAHGLTHFLVWAHTDETTTRVGTFIVPNGLPGIEVIENWNSLGMRASGSHDVKYHDVEIPAENVLDLVDPSVAQQDNRAHAAMTLALTAIYLGVAEAAQAEFIRYAHERVPTNLGHHIARTERFVNLSGEIDLLVSGARHIISDSLESGQGDPERLIRARIIAGRQLRDAVQLAVRSLGNPGLGGDLGLERHFRDIQAVLVHAPQEDTCMSILGRAAFDRWRQGQAAVSQYSTDIPVLKTA
- a CDS encoding C-terminal binding protein; the encoded protein is MGQLKKYVVGITDHMIGTPDLEAEVLGSDVEIDFFGTTDEMLFDPNRLARLDALMVWGARLGARSIAHLARCRGVVRYGVGYEKIDLAALDSAGIPFANNPDYGTEEVADHAIAMIMSLHRRLWEHDARARGYTSGWQIHSLTPLSRSNEATVGVVGVGRIGTAVVNRLKPFGFRVLGYDPGQAPGHEKAVGYQRAQRLDDLLAQSDIVTLHCPTTTETRGMLDADGLAWLKPGAILVNTARGELLDDFDALEASLKSGRLRAAAIDTLVQEPPRDHPLLSAWRNREDWLAGRLVITPHKAFYSDHAAIEMRHNAAQTVKLLLENGKLRNQVTD
- a CDS encoding LLM class flavin-dependent oxidoreductase, producing MNITVPSSTLPASFRAKKRLGFNTRVSFNDNAGPAQGLRDGIELFKAAERLGLQSGWAYQRHFDHYLSSPLPFFAATGQHTSHITLGSAVIPMRYQDPILLAEAAATTDLLIDGRLELAISTGANAAFDAVFGTVDTDARTEAKRRQSRFLAALSGEILHTVTEPGLGAPEGAELRVTPHSATLRSRIRQGSGSFSSAVQAAEIGIGLISGTVLHDHEEGETFSEYQARSITAHRTHWRKIWGTEPPPVIVAASILVGNTADLREKYAAYDLERRTLGIAASRPKGALQPTERVNQPPGTQISPVFHGGPNQVLEAIYNDPGLSAADEVILFLPPAFGLQENIRLLADFTDTVAPSLGWSPSF